The genome window TGAGTATAAAACAATTAGCAAAACTAAAAAATTGCGTTTAAATCAAAAAACTTGATTTTACGTTTGTGAGTTTACGGATCTGCCAAATACTTCTTATTTGCATATAACTACGCAAATAGGTAGTTTGTATGTGAAATCTATTATTTTTTTTAGACTTTATTGAACGACTCGTGTAACATGGTAGTAATATACATGCCTGACCCTTAGCTCATAACGCAAGTTGTCAGGGACATGCTATTGTTTCCTCAGGTTAATCTCTCTATTGTACTTTACTGACGGCCAGAGCCCAAGTTTATAGATGATCAGTGAGCCAGCGTCCCGCATTACATAGTTCACCAGTCCGCCACCCAGTCCCGGATGTGCTTCACGACTTAAGACATAAACGGGTCTCCGAAGCGGGTATCGCTGCATGCCCAGATCCTCCTGAAAAGGCTGAAAGTAATCAGCCCGACTGGCTGGATTTTCCTTCGCGGAGACGCCGACAACGCGTAAATCTTTTGAGAGTTCAGTTGTGAGCGGTTCATCGCCATCGCTGATCCAGTTCACGCCGATAAAGCCCAGTGTTGATGGATTCGTTCTGACAAAATCAATAACCTCCCGATTGGATTTAGCCGTAAAGATTCGAAGACCTTTAACGTCCGTAATGCCGAACGTGTGTAATATAAAGTCTATGTTGCTGGAGTTGTTGTTATCGAATACCAACGTAATAGGACTCGACTGATTACCCCCTTTCAACTGTGACCATTGCGTGAGTTTTCCGGTGAAGATGCCTTTCAGCTCACTCATCGTTACTAAGCTATCAGTGTTGGCTTTGTTGATCAGAAGTGCCACACCATCGGTAGCGAGTTTGGTTACAGACCCCACAATTTTCCGTTTGTCTAAGACGGCTTTCTCACTGGGGCTTAACTTCCGGGTCGTAAAGGCAATCCGGGCGCTGTCTTTGAGCATAAGGTTGATAGCCTCTTGCTCAGGTGCATAAATCACTCTAAAGTGAGCATCGGGATAGATACCCGAGTAAGCCGACGTTAGCTGGGTGACGAGAGGCCGGAATGATTCATCAGCAGCGATCACGATTGATCCTCTGGACGGACTGTCGAGCGCTGGTTTTCCACCATCACAACCCAGCAGCCCAATCAGAAGAACGATGCCGCAAATCCCTGATCTAATCATTTTCTCGAAAAGCCTGATAGGACCGATATGACCGGAAACTTCCATAAACCAAGAGCAGTATTGCTAACCCGTATCGAAAGAATCCCGATTCAGGGAAGACGCCAAAAGACTGAGAGGAGGCTATCAGTGCGATGCCTCCTCCCAAGTATGCCAGTGAAGCTAGTACTGAAATGAATAGTGTTAGCTTCGCTGGACCTCGATTTTGTCCGCGCATAGATAACTTATTCCAGCGTGAAGTTGATCGGTAGGTTGTACTTAACACGAACCGGACGACCAGACTGTTTGCCAGGACGCCATTTAGGCATACCTTTCACTACGCGTTGTGCTTCTTCATCTGTACCGAAGCCAAGACCTTTCAACACAGCTACATCCTGAATACTTCCGTCGGTGTTAACGACGAAGCTTACGAACACACGTCCTGAGACGTTAGCCCGTTGGGCAGCAGCTGGATACCGAAGGTTTTTCTGTAGGTATTGTCCCAAAGCAGCCATACCGCCGGTAAATTCTGGCTGTTGCTCAACCACCGTAAAGATTTCTTCCTCTTTAGGGGCCGCTTCAACAGCAGCTTCTACCTTCGTAGGGGCAGCCGACGCTTCAGGAGCCGCAATTACTTCCTCTGCATTCGGATCACCTTCCTGCGTTTTTTCAGCCGCTACCGCTTCTTTGAGCTCTTCAACGGCTGGTGGCGGTGTTTCTTCAGGAACTTCCTCATCTGGTTTTACCTCGGGAGGCAAGAACTTCACCGTATTCACCTTCGGCATTTCGACCGGTGGTGGTGGTGGCGGTGGCGGTTCGTTCGGGTCAATCGGCGGTGGTGGGAGTTTCATCAAATCCACCTCAACCATTGCTTGTTCTTCTGCTTCCGGCGTTAAAGCGGTAATGATGGTTGGCGTAAGAACACCAAGTGTAAACAAGATACCACCAATTATTAGGGCGCGGGTAACGGTCTTTGGGTATGTTTTCCGCAGATCGTAGGCACCATATGCTTTGTTCCGGTTGGCAAACACGATATCATCGAGCGTTGCCTGGGATTCTAATTCTGCCATGGTGCTATGCGTCTAATTTTACTTTGTCTTTGAGAAGTTTCTTCTCGTCCGGAGTTAACTGATCCACGAGAGCGTAACGCTTTAGTTTCGTGATGGCCATTTCATCCAGAACGTCAACCATGTTCTTGTAGGTCGACTGTTTTGTGGGCTTGATAACCACGACAAACTTTTCGCCACCTACTTTTTTGACATTCTCCTGAAGAGCCTGCCGAAACTCGTAGCCATAGCCAACGGTTTTTACTTCGGGATCTTCGTTCGCAGCTTTACCAAAGATGTAGTAAGCTTTGTTGTCTTTTCCCAAAAAGACCGTCATTACGTTAGATGCCTTGATTGGCTCCGTTTCTTCCTGTTTTGTTTTGTCCGGCACGTTGAGCGTCATCGAAGATGGTTTGCTCAGGGTGGTGGCCAAGATGAAAAAGGTGATCAGAAGGAATCCTAAGTCTACCATCGGGGTCATATCTACCCGAGTCGATGCTTTCTTGGACCGTACCTTACCACCATCATGCTTACCACCACCACCACCGGTGTTAATTTCTGCCATGAGTTTGTCTGGTTTTAGTTTTTAGCGTAGCCTTCTAAGCGTAGAAGTAGTACCTGCCAAAAACTATAAGCTGAATTAATCTGCTTTCCAACCAGCTGGGGGAGCTTCTGTTCCCGTGATCAGGTTGAATTTGTTAATATTCTGCGCTTGTAGCGTAGCCAGTACGTTCTTGAACTCGGGGAATTTAGCGAGGTTGTCGCCTTTCAGCGCAATCCGGAGTCCGTTGTTGGCCTTACGGGCGTTGAACACCCAGTCTTTCAGTTCGTTCGTTGGTGCTGCTCCCGTCGAATCCGTTGGAATGCCTGGTTGTTTCACCTTACCCTGTTGTTCTTTTGGAAGGCTCAGGTACGACTTCAACTGGTTGATCGGTAAACCAAAGTTCGACATCAGCGAGAACTCTTTCATCTCGTTGGGTGTGAACGTGATCCCTTTCGCTGCTGCAATATTTTCCAGCATAGAAATGCGATTCTGCGCATTGTCGATACCGAAATAGACTTTGCCGTCCCGACCAAGACCAATGGTCATGATATCTCTATCGGGAACTTTAATGCCGGAAATCGACGATGGAGTTTCAATTGCTGCTGCATCCTGCGACCGGAACTGGGCTGTAAGAATAAAGAACGTAAGCAACAGAAACGCCACATCAGTCATTGCCGTCATGTCCACCGAAGAACTGGCACGTTTAATTTTAACTGCTGGCATGAGTTATTTTGTTTCTACCTGCCCGACGTGCGTCGGGCAGGTGGTTTGGATATACAATCTCGACTAATAGTGAGCAGCAAAATTCTGCTGAATGCTCAATCCAATTTCATCGATGTTGTAAGTCAGAACGTCAATCCGGCTAGTGAAGTAGCTATACATGATCGTTGCGATAGCTGCTGTACCGATACCCAAAGCCGTGTTTACAAGGGCCTCAGAGATACCTGTAGATAGAGCACCTGTATCAGGCTGGCCAGTAGCACCCATGGCTGCGAAGGCACGGATCATACCAAGTACCGTTCCAAGCAGGGCGATCAGCGTCGAAACCGAAGCCAGCGTAGCGATGATCGTCAGGTTTTTTTCCAGCATTGGCAATTCAAGCGTAGTAGCTTCTTCCACTTCCTTTTGCAGAGCTACCAACTTCTGTTCTTTGTCAAGCTGCGTATCGGTAGCCAACTGCTGATATTTAACCAGCGCTGTTTTAACAACGTTACCGATCGAACCTTTTTGCTTGTCACACGCCTGGATGGCAGCTGCCACGTCGTTGCGGTCAAGCGAAGCTTTCACTTTCTGAACGAAATCATCAATCGAACCGGTACCCGTCGCCCGACCAATGGTGATAAAGCGTTCGATCGAGAACACCAACACCGTTAAGAAACAGGTAAAGAGAATTGGCACGATGAATCCACCTTTGTAAACGGTACCGAAGTAATCGCCTGGTAGTGGTTCTTTCGTGTTGTCACCTTCCTGGAAGTGGCTGCCATCACCGAAGACGAACATGTACGTCAGGATACCGATCAGCAGCAGAACAGGAATTACGAACGCGGGGTTTAAACCACCTGACTTCTTTTTGGGTGCCGCTGCCTTGGCTGGTGCTGGAGAAGGAGTTTGTGTTTTCATTGGAACTGGACTGTAGGGTTAAATTTGAAAGTTGGTTTGCCCGGTAAAAAAAGCAAAAAAATTAGACTCTTTTGGTTTGTTCAGTTAAAAATTTGAGTGAAAGCCGTCTAAACCTTTACAAAACTATGGTTTTTCCGACGAATACAACGCAAACGTATTAGCCAAATTTTATTTGCTTATACTAATCCATCAATAAGTACTTATCGGCCTCTTGCAATGTCATACATGTACTTTACTAATGTGTAAACCGGTAAAACCTTGTTTCTCAAGCATCCAATATTGAGCGTTTCCAAGAGAAGTGGGTCAACGGACAGGTTTCAGGAGGGGCTTTGTTCATAAAATAATTGTTAAGGTTGCTTCAGGAAATAAGAGACTAGTATCTCTCTGTGTCTACTAGATGCAATTGATTCCCGGAATGCATACGGGTAAAAATATTTTTTTTGTCCTAGAAAAAACCAGAAGAGTTACCAAATCGTATATAACAAAATAATTGACATAAATCAATTAGATTTTGTACTATAAGAACCCGAGAGTAAATCGATTATCAAAAAAAGGTAAAGTTCCTCTGGCATTGAAGGTAATATTCTGTGTCAACAACCAGCTTTTTTAACGCCATGTTGTACCTGTATAAATTCCGTACAGCAAGTATTGTCGCCACCTGGGGGGTAACATCCATCGACTTTTTTCAGCGATTTGTCAGCGTTTCTCAAGGTTGGCTCTTTGCCGGATGGATTCTCTTTACCATTTTGTTAATAATGGCTGCATTGACCTGTGGAGCTATGACCGCTCACGCATTGCTATCGCTGTGGCAGGGTACGCCGTTCATCAAAGATCTTGTTGACGACGAACCACAGCCTGCTATTTAACTGTGAACGTTGGCCAATTCATTGCTGATCTAACAAAGAGTAACGTTTCGGCTAGTTTTCTGCTACACAATATCCAGTAAGCCTCACAGTAGTGAGCGGCTCATCCCACAAAAGCTCGTCCTTGAGCGCTGATTGACTTATACCTTACCAAAATTACCGTGATAGTAAGGTGCCTCAACACGTCTGTTAGTGCTCTTCTCAATAAAAAGTAAAAACTATCTGAGTTTGGCTTGGCCAGGCTTCGACTTGGCCTTGGTGACTAGGTGTACGGGCGAATCTAGCGCTTTGCTCTGCCTGTTTGCGAATCAATTTTCTGCTCCGAATTGAATGGTAAAGCACTAGTGTGTAGCACATCCGAAAAAAACAGCCACTTACAGAGTTTGTAAGTGGCTGTCGATTACTGTCGGGAAGGCGGGATTCGAACCCACGACCTCTTGCACCCCATGCAAGCACGCTACCGGACTGCGCTACATCCCGAATTGGATTGCAAAGGTAGTGAAGAGTAAAGAATGAACAATGAAGAATATCGAAAATTTGTGCTCTTCATCATTCAACCTTCACTCTCCACCTGTTAGTTAGTTCTTCCCACTTCCTTGAGTAGCGGGTGGCGTGCTCGCCCGACGCTGTTGCTGCATTGGGTTAGGCCCCTGTGGACCAAAGCGCTGCTGTTGTTTGAACAGCTGGAAACGTGTCGGATTGGCCATACGCGGGAACGCGTTATTTTCCGTATCGATGTCAGCAATTTCCTGGTAAGGATCGAGAACCCATTGCGTCACCTTCTTCTGCGTCGCGATGACCTTTTTGATTGATACATCATTGAAGCGCCAGATTTCGGCGGGGAAACGGGCTACCGAATCAGTACCATCTTCGAACTGCATACGCACGATGACCGGCATTGGTATACCGCCTTTATTCTTCAAAGACAGGGTGTAGAAGTTCGTGCCAGCGGCTGTCTCCAACGATTTGCGTTCGTCGGCGCTCAATGTGGCCAGATAATCCTGATACTTCTTTTTGTCGGCATCCGTAACAGCGTATGGGTCGTAGCTGTTGTAAAAATCGTTCATAGACGAATCCTTCGCAACAACCGTTTCGGCCTTTGTGGCGGCATCCCGCTGCTTGCTGATGGTGCCAGCCCGACGTTGTGCTTCAGCTTTGGCAGCCGCTTTGGTTGCTACCGGATCGCCTGAATCGACTTTGAACCAGTCTACTTCTACCAGATCCTGATCAACGGGTTCAACACCATAGAACCAGCCTTTCCAGAACCAGTCCAGATCAACGCCCGAGGCATCTTCCAGAGTGCGGAAGAAATCGGCAGGTTCGGGCGATTTGAAGGCCCAGCGACGGGCGTACTCTTTGAAGGCATAATCGAACAGCTCGCGACCCATAACTGTCTCACGGAGGATATTCAACGCTGTAGCGGGTTTCGCGTAGGCATTTGGTCCGAGGCTGATCACGTTATCGGATGAGGTCATGATGGGCGACAGCACCGACTTGTCCGATTTCATATAATCGACAATGTACTGGGGTTCACCCCGACGGCTTGGGAAGTTATAATCCCACTCTTTTTCCGCGAGATACTGGCAGAAGGTATTCAGGCCCTCATCCATCCAGGTCCACTGGCGCTCATCGGAGTTGACGATCATCGGGAAGAAGTTGTGGCCCACTTCGTGAATGATTACACCGATCATACCTGCTTTGGTTTGCTCCGAGTAAGTACCATCGGCTTCCGGACGGCCACCGTTGAACGAAATCATGGGGTATTCCATACCGCCACCAGCCGTTGCGTGGCAGGAGATTGCTACTGGATACGGGTATTTGATGGTCCGGTTACCGTACGATTTCAGCGTGTGCTCAACAACACGGGTTGAGTATTGTCCCCAAAGTGGGTTACCCTCTTTGGAAAAGAACGACATGCTCCAGATCTTGTGTCCATCGCCGTATACATCCGTCTGCATGGCGTCCCAGATGAATTTACGGCTGCTTGCAAAAGCAAAGTCACGGACGTTTTTTGCATCATAAACCCAGGTTTTCTTTGTTTTTGTGTCACCTGGTTTAGCTTTCTCGGCGGCTTCCGCTTCGGCTTGTGTGACAATAACCACCGGATTTTTGGATGTAGACGCCTGCGCCATGCGTTTCTGCTGCGTGGCCGAAAGTACTTGCTTGTAATTCAGACACTCGCCGGTTGCACCAACCACGTGATCGCTCGGTACGGTGATGGCCACTTTGTAATTTCCGAAAATGAGCGTGAACTCACCCTGACCCAGAAACTGCTTGTTTTGCCAGCCATTTACGTCGTTGTAAGCGCACAAACGGGGAAACCAGTGGGCAATGAAGTAATTGTAGTTGCCATCTTTGGCGAAAAACTCCATACCACTCCGACCGTAGTATTCGGTGATGAAGTAGTTCCAGTCTACATTGAACGAGTAGCTGCCACCCGCCTTCAACGGAGTTGGCAGGTCAACCCGCATCATCGTCTGGTTGATCGTGTACTGAAGGGCTTTGCCCGACTTCGAATCCTTAACGGATAGAATTTTATACCCGTACTTATCCGAAGCTTGCTGGCTGCTACGCTCGCGAACCGATGTTAGGTTTTGCAGCTGGGCAAAGCTCATGCCGCTTTCGTTGACCCCACCCGTGCGGGTCACGCTACCTGTGGAACCCTTAGCGAACAGATTCTGATCGAGTTGAAGCCAGATAAACGGTAGGTCGTCCGTCGAATTGTTATGATACGTGACTGTTTCCGTACCGATAATTTTCTGGTTGGCATCATCAAGTTCAACCTTGATGTCGTAGTCGGCGCGGTTTTGAAAATAGTCTTTTCCCGGAGCACCCGAAGCCGTCCGGAAGGTGTTGGGCGTGGGCAGCATGGGTCCCATCTGCTCAAAACGCGTATTGGCGTTTTGGGTTGGAGCCGCTGGTGCCTGAGCCAGTAACGTGGCCGACCAAAGGGTCAGACCAGCCAGTAACACTGTTTTTCTCATGGTTGATTGGAAGTTGAATGCTTGGTTAGTTTCGGCCAGTACCCTGTTTGGCGGGCGACGACTGGCGTTGTTGCTGCATTGGATTTGGTCCGGCGGCTGCTCCCCGGCCCTGTTGCTTGAACAACTGGAATCGAGTAGGCTGGGCAACAGGCGGGAACGAGTTGTCTTCGGTATTGATGTCGGCAATTTCGTAGAACGGATCAAGTGTCCATTGCTTTACCTTTTTCGATGTGGTAATCACTTTCTTGATCGACACATCGTTGAAACGCCAGATTTCGGCGGGGAAGCGGGCTACCGAATCGGTGCCATCTTCAAACTGCATCCGCACGATAACCGGCATAGGAATACCACCTTTGTTCTTCAGCGATATCGTATAAAAATTCGTGCCTGCTTCAGCCAGCAACCGTTCCTCGGTGGTCAGTGAAGCCAGATAATCCTGGTATTTTTTGCGATCTTCTTCCGTAACGGCATAGGGGTCGTAGCGATTGTAGAAGTCACGCATGGTGCTGTCCTGCGACACTACGGTTTCGTCTTTGCTCAAGGCATCACGCTGTTTGCTGATGGTATTCAGGCGCTGTTGAGCCGCTTTCCGGGCTTCGGCTTTGGTTATGTCCGGATTCTGCGAGTTGGGCTGAAACCAGTCTACCTTCACCAACGACTGATCAACGGGCTGAACGCCGAAGAACCAGCCTTTCCAGAACCAGTCCAGATCAACGCCCGAGGCATCTTCCAGGGTACGGAAGAAATCGGCAGGTTCAGGCGATTTAAAGGCCCAGCGACGGGCGTACTCCTTAAAGGCGTAATCGAACAACTCGCGACCCATAACCGTTTCGCGCAGAATGTTGAGCGCCGTAGCGGGTTTAGTGTAGGCATTTGGACCGAAGGTGCCCGGCAAAATATTATCCGAGCTGCTCATGATGGGAACCTGCTGGCTCGAATCGAGCTGCATGTAGGGAACAATGTATTGTGGATCAATACCGTGGGCGGGGAAGTTGGCATCCCATTCGAGACAGGCCAGGCCTTCGAGGAAGCTGTTCAGCCCTTCGTCCATCCATGACCATTGACGCTCGTCGGAATTGACGATCATGGGAAAGAAATTGTGGCCGACTTCGTGGATGACAACCGATATAAGAAAGTTCTTCGTACCCACCGAATAAGTACCGTCGGCTTCCGGACGGGCACCGTTGAAGCTCATCATCGGATATTCCATACCCCCAATCGGGCCGTGAACGGAATAGGCTACCGGATACGGATAGGCAATGGTTCGGCGGGAGTACGACTTCAGCGTGTGCGCCACAAGTCGGGTCGAATACTGGCCCCACAGTGGATTTGCTTCTTTGGGGTAGAGCGACATGGCCCATACGCGTTTTCCTTCGACGGTTGGTTGCAGCGCATCCCAGATAAACTTCCGGCTGCTAGCGAAGGCGAAATCGCGGACGTTTTTTGCATCATAAATCCAGGTCTTTGTTCCTTTCACGTCGCCCGGCTTTGCTTTCTCGGCGGCTTCCGCGTCGGCTTGCGTAACGATCTGTACTGGATTTTCGCCGGGTTTATCACCCCGAACTTTAGCTTCGTTCCATCGTTTCTGCTGCGTAGCGGTCAACACCTGCGCCGGGTTTTGCAGCTCGCCCGTTGCGCCAACAATGTGATCGCTTGGTGCGGTGATGGCCACTTTGTAATTTCCGAAAATGAGCGTGAACTCACCCTGACCCAGAAACTGTTTGTTCTGCCAGCCATTTACGTCATTGTAAGCACACAGGCGCGGAAACCACTGCGCCATCTCATAGATGTAATTGCCATCTTTCGGGAAAAACTCGTAACCCGACCGGCCACCGACCGTTTTGGCATCAATGATCTTAAAATTCCAGTCGATCGTAAAGGTTACTGACTTGCCGGGCGAAACAGCCTGTGGCAAATCGATGCGCATCATCGTCTGATTGATCGTGTATTTGAGCGCTTTACCCGATTGATCACGTACGGACGTGATCTTGTGCCCGTAATCTTTACCGGCCAGCGCCGAATTGGGGTCGATCTGTCGCATGGATGCACCCCGATCGGCGTTGATGCTATTCGTCTTCGCAACATTGCCAATCGCATCGGGCTTGAACAGGTTCTGATCCAGCTGTAGCCACAGATACGGGAGCGCGTCGGCGGAGTTGTTGTGGTAGGTTATGGCTTCAGAGGCTGTTATTTTCTGGTTGATATCATCCAGCGTGACTTTGATATCGTAATCAGCGCGGTTCTGAAAATAATCTTTTCCAGGGGCACCCGAGGCCGTCCGGAAGGTGTTGGGCGTAGGTAAAACAGGGCCGAGTTGCTCAAAGCGCGTGTTGGCATGTTGCGTCGACGGGGCTGGCGCTTGTGCATGAGCAGACCATGTAGAGATGGCTACACTCGCTATCAGCAAAATTATCTTTTGCATAAAATGGCTTGTAGTTGTTGATAAGAGGGGTAAAACTACAAAAAAAAGAGGTTAGCCATCCTGTATTTTGATGAGAATGATAAACCCGGGGAGGAACGGTAAACACTGGTTTATCAACGCACTCAATTACTCGCTCGCCATGATCAGCGATAACGCCATACCGGCCACGATTCCGGATACGATGAGTGTCCAGCGGAGTCGGCTGGCGCGAAGGATGTCCAGAACAACATACGCCAGTCCCATGATAAGACTGACGATTACTAACTGACCGATTTCCAGCCCGATATTAAAGGCCAGCAAGGGCTTTACGATAGTGGCTTCCCGACCCAGCAGGCTGCGTAAGTAGTTGGAAAAACCCATGCCGTGAATCAGCCCGAAGGCCAATGCCAGACCATATCGCCAGGTACGGCCCTGCTTTCTGGCGGGAGACTGCGACCGAAAGGTAGGTTCCTTAAAAAAGAAGTTGGTAATGGCCGTAATTAGAATGGTGATCGGGATGAGCAACTCAATGAACGCCGTTTTATACGTAATTAGCCGTAGAGTAGCTAGGGCCAGCGTAATGGAATGGCCAATTGTGAAGGCAGTTACCAGAACCAGGACTTGCCGCCATTGGTGAAACGTATAAACGGCGCAGAGGGCAATAACGAACAAAATGTGATCATAACCACTGGGATCGGTGATGTGATCGAAGCCAAGGCGGAGGTAAATCCAGAAATCATCCATGATCTGTAAACTGAGTATCGTTAGTTATTTAAACCAGTCTGCATACATGACATAATTGTTGGCCGTGCGCTTGAACACTTCGGCCTGTTCAGGCGAAACAGCTTTCAGGAACCGGGCCGGGTTGCCTGCGTAAATCGTATTGGGTGGTATAATGGTGTTCTGGGTGACAATCGCGCCAGCAGCAACGATACTGCCTGTTCCGACAACCGCCCCATCCATAACAATAGCTCCCATGCCGATCAGTACATCGTCTTCAATGGTGCAGCCGTGTACGATAGCATTATGGGCAATGGATACGTAGTTACCGATTGTGGTCTTATGCCGCTGATACGTGCAATGAATAACGGCTCCGTCCTGAACATTGCAGCGGTCACCAAATGTGATCGTATTGACATCGCCCCGCACAACAGCATTGAACCAAACCGTACAATCGCGACCCATCGTGACCTGACCGACAACCGTGGCGTTCTCTGCAAGCCAGCAGTTGTCGCCAAAAGCGGGATGAATTCCGTGAACAGGTTTTAATAGTGCCATGATGCAAATATAGCGCACAGTCGAGTAACGATGTGGCCAGAAACAAAAAAGGGACTGGTCTTTTGGACCAATCCCTTTCTCACAGTAACCAAAATGTTACTTTTTGTCGACTTTGTCAACCATCTTTTCCATGGCTTCTTCAACATCATCGATAGCGCGATTAGCTTCGCGTTTCACTTTCTTAAAGTCATCCTCATTGGAACGTTGCACTTTATAATAGCTGTCTGACAGTTGGCGACGCTTGTCTTCAAGGTCTTTGACCTTGTCTTCGCGGGCTTTCTTGTCTTTACGGCTTTCGTTTTTTACGTCAGCTTTCGCATCGTCGAGCTGGTCGTCGATCTTATCCATCTGCTGCGAAATACGATCGGCTAACTCCTTACGGTCACGGTCGCTTTCCCGGTTGTTGTCGCGGCTATTGCGATCGTCGTTCCGATCACGGCTATCACGTTGATTATCCCGATCATTGCGGCTATCGCGGTTAGAGTCCCGGCTGTCGCTGTTACGGTCATTCCGATCAGAATCCCGATTATTGTCGCGATCGTTCCGGTCAGAATCCCGGTTGTTGTCCCGGTCGTCACGGCGGTTATCGCTGTCGCGGTTGTCCCGATCATTCCGATCACGACCATTGAACAGGCTACCTAAAGCACCCCGGTTGTCCCGATCAGAATCCCGGTTGTCTCTATCATCCCGACGGCTATCCCAGCTATCTGAGTTGCGATCCCGGTTGTCGTTGCGGTTGTTGCTGTCTCGGTTATCGCGATCATCATTGCGACGATCGGAGTTGCGGTCGCTATAGCTGTCGCGATCGTTTTGGTTATCGTTGCGCCGTGAATCCCGGTCATCGGACCGGCGGTCATAGTTACTGGAGTTGTCGTATCTATCGCGTGAGTTGTTGGAGTTGGAACGGTAGCTGTAGGAATCGCGTGAGTCCCGATCATCACGGCTGTCAGAATAACGATCGCGGTCATCATTACGGCTGCTGCGTGAGTCCTGATTATCATAAGACTGATCGTTATACCGGTTGTTGTAGGAATCACTACCTGACATCCGGTTTGGCCGGTTGTCCTGATCGTCAGATGACCGATAGGAGTTGCGGTAAGAGTTTGACTGGTTGGAATTCCGTGAATCATTCCGACTCATGCGTCTGTCCTGTGACTCATCCCGGTCACGACGGCTGAATAAGCCGCTACGCTCTGAATCATCATCACCCGAACGTCTCCGCGAATCGCGGTTGTCACGGTCATCGTTGTTGCTCGTACGATCCCGCTGTACCATATCCTGTCTGCTGTTTTTTGAGTCGCCGTAAAGCCAGTTCTCAAACGATGCGCAGGAGGTCAAACTCGTGGTGGCTGCCAGCATTGCGGCTACAACCCAT of Spirosoma agri contains these proteins:
- a CDS encoding M1 family metallopeptidase, producing MQKIILLIASVAISTWSAHAQAPAPSTQHANTRFEQLGPVLPTPNTFRTASGAPGKDYFQNRADYDIKVTLDDINQKITASEAITYHNNSADALPYLWLQLDQNLFKPDAIGNVAKTNSINADRGASMRQIDPNSALAGKDYGHKITSVRDQSGKALKYTINQTMMRIDLPQAVSPGKSVTFTIDWNFKIIDAKTVGGRSGYEFFPKDGNYIYEMAQWFPRLCAYNDVNGWQNKQFLGQGEFTLIFGNYKVAITAPSDHIVGATGELQNPAQVLTATQQKRWNEAKVRGDKPGENPVQIVTQADAEAAEKAKPGDVKGTKTWIYDAKNVRDFAFASSRKFIWDALQPTVEGKRVWAMSLYPKEANPLWGQYSTRLVAHTLKSYSRRTIAYPYPVAYSVHGPIGGMEYPMMSFNGARPEADGTYSVGTKNFLISVVIHEVGHNFFPMIVNSDERQWSWMDEGLNSFLEGLACLEWDANFPAHGIDPQYIVPYMQLDSSQQVPIMSSSDNILPGTFGPNAYTKPATALNILRETVMGRELFDYAFKEYARRWAFKSPEPADFFRTLEDASGVDLDWFWKGWFFGVQPVDQSLVKVDWFQPNSQNPDITKAEARKAAQQRLNTISKQRDALSKDETVVSQDSTMRDFYNRYDPYAVTEEDRKKYQDYLASLTTEERLLAEAGTNFYTISLKNKGGIPMPVIVRMQFEDGTDSVARFPAEIWRFNDVSIKKVITTSKKVKQWTLDPFYEIADINTEDNSFPPVAQPTRFQLFKQQGRGAAAGPNPMQQQRQSSPAKQGTGRN
- a CDS encoding HupE/UreJ family protein; the protein is MDDFWIYLRLGFDHITDPSGYDHILFVIALCAVYTFHQWRQVLVLVTAFTIGHSITLALATLRLITYKTAFIELLIPITILITAITNFFFKEPTFRSQSPARKQGRTWRYGLALAFGLIHGMGFSNYLRSLLGREATIVKPLLAFNIGLEIGQLVIVSLIMGLAYVVLDILRASRLRWTLIVSGIVAGMALSLIMASE
- a CDS encoding gamma carbonic anhydrase family protein, giving the protein MALLKPVHGIHPAFGDNCWLAENATVVGQVTMGRDCTVWFNAVVRGDVNTITFGDRCNVQDGAVIHCTYQRHKTTIGNYVSIAHNAIVHGCTIEDDVLIGMGAIVMDGAVVGTGSIVAAGAIVTQNTIIPPNTIYAGNPARFLKAVSPEQAEVFKRTANNYVMYADWFK